GCCTAGTCATGGAACCCCTGCACTATCACTTGGGTTTTGGCCGGCACGACCAGATAGCTGACGAGGGTTATCTCGACAACGGCAAGCATCCCGGCTACGAACGCGATGACGCCGCTGATCTGCGTGCCGATGGCGGCTCCCGAGGCGACGATGAATGCGAACGAAACAGGGCCAAGTCCGGTGTCGGTCCTCCTAACCAGCACCGAGCCCAGCATGGCTTAATCCCTACCCTGTTGGTCTTGTCCTTCCGGCGCTTTCCCGAGTTGTCCTGATTCATATTCCTCGCGATTCGTTTGCGCGCATCAGCCTGAGAAGGGCGCCGAATGCTAGCATGCGGTCCGTGTCTG
This Mycobacterium xenopi DNA region includes the following protein-coding sequences:
- a CDS encoding GAP family protein, whose translation is MLGSVLVRRTDTGLGPVSFAFIVASGAAIGTQISGVIAFVAGMLAVVEITLVSYLVVPAKTQVIVQGFHD